Genomic window (Drosophila albomicans strain 15112-1751.03 chromosome X, ASM965048v2, whole genome shotgun sequence):
TTGGATAGATAACAAGTTGAAGTATGAatgaacataaaaaaagataTTTCGTCACTCTTACCTGGCAGCTTATGAATTTCGAGCGAGAGCTGTCGCTTCTCATCGTACGACATGAACTTGACGGTGGCATCCTTCTCCTGCGAATCAAAGTTCATCAACTGGCTGGACTTACTTTTGCTGATGTCGCGCTCACTGACAGTTCCAGTGTCGGTGCTGCTGCTACTCTTCTTTTTCTCATTCCGCTTCTTTCTGGCCTTCTTTCTGGCCATTTCCTCGAACAATTTGTTGATCTCCTTCCTTAGTTCTAGCGCCTTCGATTCAAGGACTTTCAGTTTGGCGATGTATGCCTTAGAGGAATTTGATTCGTCATCCGAGTCACTTGTATCATCGCTGGacaattgcaaaacatttgcGTTCGGATTACAGAATGCCATACTTATAAAAGATAAGGAACGATATCGAAGACGATGTTTGAAAGTTGAACGTTCACACAAAAAACGtagcacaaaatcaaaaagaaaaatttatagCTTTAACTGGtaaatcttatttttttgcttccaAGTTATGTTGTAGTCAATTCGCTCAGAATTTTTTATAGCAACATTGACACTTTTGACAAACAGAACGAGCTCTGactaaagaaagaaaaatatggGTTGCTTAGATATAAATTATTGCTAGCtcttaaaatgattatttgaAACTTTTTAGCATTCGTGACGAGTTTAGCAACAACTATCTATACAAATCTTGGCGAGATCCCAGGTTAAATACCAGACGAATATAGAACATTTCTGTTGGCCTAGTAGAAAATTAAAAGCTTCGATAATTCTGGATAGGATTTCTTAAAAAAACACCACGTGGAGCAAGTGAAGTAACAGGCGAACATAATTGAGCAGCAAGTGGATTATTCTCAAAATGCAACCAAATATTCCTTGCTGTCATTGGTCCGTTTCTCAGAACGTGTGCTCTTGTAATGTGGAGCCTAAGAGTGAGAGTACAAGAGCGTGCATCTGATGGACTAGATTTAAAACACGTGACGGAAGTAACTTTGTCTGCAGCCACCTCCTAAACACTTCTATTGGCCTAgtagaaataaaagaaaattattaaaattctaGACAGGATTTCAAAGTTATATGCCATGTGGAGCATCTGAAGTTCCAGGCGAACGTTGTTAATGAGTAAATGGATTCGACCTGCAGGAACTGAGAGCTTTGTGAATCTCTCAAGATTAGAGAACATGGTGCAATTGACTTACATTGACTATCATTGCTttctgctgatttatgttggTCTGGTATTTCACTTGATGATTTAATACTTTTGGCCGTTCTTAACAAGTTGAAAGTCCCCAAAATTTATGCCAATCTTGACAAGATTCCTtatgaaataccaggcgaacataataGAGTATCAAGAGGATCCATTTCGAAATGCTATCAAATATGCCTTGCTGCCATTCGTCAGTATGAGAAACTTacaacaattttgcattttcagaTTAATCCATTTACTACTCAATTGTGTTCGTCTGGTATTTTACTTGCTCCACGTGGTAATGTGCCAGGGATCTCCAAAATTattagttgttgtttgggATTTCCAAATCGTTAAGAACGCCCAAAAGTACCAAATCATCATTTCAAATACCAGGCCAACATAAGTAAGCAGCAAGCAATGATAGTTAATGAAAGTCAA
Coding sequences:
- the LOC117577645 gene encoding bromodomain-containing protein 3-like, producing the protein MAFCNPNANVLQLSSDDTSDSDDESNSSKAYIAKLKVLESKALELRKEINKLFEEMARKKARKKRNEKKKSSSSTDTGTVSERDISKSKSSQLMNFDSQEKDATVKFMSYDEKRQLSLEIHKLPGDKLGRVLHIIQNREPSLRDSNPDEIEVDFETLKPSTLRELESYVASCLRKKTRDDIEPPPRKKIT